TTCCGCGATGACGTGGGTGTGGGTCTTCGTCGCGAAGGAGAGCATTGCGTCGAGCAGGTCGCGCTTGATCCGGTGGTTCTGGATCTCGTGCACGAAGACGCTGTCGAACTTCAGGTAGTCGGGCTGGATCTCGGCCAGCGACGAGAAGGAGGCGTACCCGGTTCCCATGTCGTCGACCGCGATCAGGAAGCCCTCCCGGCGCAGCTCCTGCAGCACCTTCGTGAAGAGCGCCTGGTGGAGCGCGTAGGTGCGCTCCGTGATCTCGACGACGATGCCGGAAGGCTCGAAGCCCTTCTGACGGACCTGCCGCTCGAAGATTCCCTCGAGGAACTCGTCGTCCGACGCGGCCGCGGGCGACAGGTTCACGAAGAGCAGCTGGCCGGGCGTGATCCCGCCCGCTTCCTCGAGGATTCGCCGGCGGCAGACCCGTTCGAGCGGCAGGAGGAGGTCGGCGCGTTCGGCGAACGCGAAGAGGGTCTCGCCGCTCTCGAAGCCGCTCCCGGGCGGTCCCCAGGAGAGCGCCTCGAAGGCGCACACCCGGTTCGTGGCGAGCTCGAAGATCGGCTGGAAAACGGGCGTGATCCGCGAGTCGGCGATGATCTTCCGGAGCACGTCGGTTCCGCGGAGCTCCGCCCGGGCCGTGCGGTCGTAGACCTCGCCCCGCGCCTCCCGGACGCCGCGATAGATGAGGCGCTCGACCCGCACCTTCGGGTCGGCGAAGATCACGGAGGCGCCGACGTAGTTCCGGAACCGGTCCGCCGAAGGCAGCCGCTGGGAGAAGAACTTCTTGACGTAGTGGTCCAGGCGTTCGGCGCGCTCGGACAGCCACTCGGTGGGAGAGCCCGTCTCGATGCGCTCCGCGTCGAGCGGGAGGAAGAGGAAGACTTCATCGGCCCGGACGCCGGGCAGGCAGAGGAGCCCCTCGGGGACGACGCCGTTGCCCCGATCCCCTTTGAGAGCGCGGATGAACTCGACGACCAGACGATCGTACGCCTGCCATCCCCACGACTCCTCCAGCCGGCGTTCCGCGTAGAGCGAGAGGGTGAAGACCCCGAGCGGGAGCCCGCTCTCGAGTTGCCGGCGCAGCTCGTCGACGATCCCGGCGAGCGTCGGGAGCCCCGTTTCCGGGTCGTTCAAGCGCGAGCGGTACTGGAGCCATTCGGCCCGGAGACGCCCGGTCTCGTCCCGGTCGAAGTCGGCGGGGGAGTTCACGCCTGCCTCCCGAGGATCGAGCGGACCTCCGAAACGACTTCCGCGGGGGAAAACGGCTTCTCGACGTAGGAGACCGCGCCTTCCTGGAGGCCGATGATCTTGTCGCGTCCCTCGGTGCGGGCGGAGATCATCGCGACGGGGATGGCGGCCGTGCGCTCCTCGACCTTGAGGGCCCGCAGGACCTGCCACCCGTCCATCTCCGGCATCATGACGTCCAGGAGGATCACGTCGGGGACCTCGTCGTAGGCGAGGGTGAGCGCCGTGGGGCCGTCCGCGGCGACGAGCGTCCGAAAGCCTTCGGTTTCGAAGACGACGGTCAGGAGGTCGAGGACGTCGTCCTCGTCGTCGACGATCAGGATGCAGGGTCGCGCGCCGCTCACGACGCGGCCTCCGCGCGGGGAGGAGGCGGCGGCGCGAGCGCGGCGCGGATCTCCGCGAGGAGGCGGTCGAGCCCGCCGGTCTTCCCGAGATAGCTGCGGACGCCGAGCCGCAGCCCTTCGGCGACATCCTCCGGGCTCTCGCGGGCGCTCAGCACGATCACGGGAACGTCGGCCAGGGCGGATTCGCGCAGCCGGCGCAGGACCTCCCAGCCGGTCATTCCGGGCATCATAACATCGAGGATGACGAGGTCCGGACGCTCTCGCGGCGCGAGCTCGAGCGCTTCGCGGCCCGACGCCGCCGTGATCGTCCGGTAACCGCGCGACGAGAGCATGTCCGCGAGATGGGACGTGACGTCCGGCTCGTCGTCGACGACGAGGATCGTCGCGCTTGAGGGATCGCGGCGCGCGAGCGCGGTCTCCACCGCCTCGACGAGGGCCGCCCCCTCGACCGGTTTCATCAGGTAGTTGTGCGCTCCGAGTCGGAAACCTTCCGCCTTCTCGTTGACGACCGTGACGAGGAGCGTCGGGATCGCGCGGGTCTCGGGATCCGCCTTGAGGGCCTGGAGGACGTCGAATCCGTCGCGGTCGGGGAGAAAGACGTCGAGAAGGATGAGATCGGGCCGGGCGGAGCGCGCCAGCGCGAGACCCTGATCCGCGGTCGACGCGACGACGACGTCGCGACCATCGCCGCGCAGCGCGTCGACGAGATAGGACAGGAAGTCGGCGTCGTCGTCGATCGCGAGGATCCGGACGGGATGCGGCTCCCGCGGGCCCTCGCCCGCCGGCAGCTCCGGGTGCGAGACGCGCCCGGCCGCGACCGGCAGCGCGAAGCGGAACACCGTGCCGCCGCCCGGGCGGTCCTCCACGTCGATGGCGACGTGGTGCGCGTCGAGGATCGACTTCACGATCGCGAGGCCGAGCCCGACCCCGCCGAACCGCCGCGCCGCCCCCGCCTCGATCTGGTAGAACTTCGTGAAGATCCGTTCCCGCTCCGGCCCCGCGATGCCGATCCCGCTGTCGGCGACGGCGATCCGGACCTCGCGGCCCGACACGTCGGGCTCGGCCGTCACCCAGATGCGTCCGCCCGAAGGAGTGAACTTGATCGCGTTGACGACGAGGTTCTCGAAGACCTGGACGAGCCGATCTCGGTCGCCGACGACCGCCGGCAGGGGATCGGCGATCTGCGGCTCGAGCCGGACCTTCTTTTTCCGGACGTCCGCCTCGAGCGAAGCGAGCGTCTGGCGGAGCACGAGGTCGACCCGGAAGGGGGCCGGGTTGATCGCGACGCGCCCGAGCTCCATCCGGGAGAAGTCGAGGAGCATGTTGATGTTCTTGTTCAGCCGGTCGATGTTGCGCAGACAGATCGAGAGCGCCCGTCCCTGCTCCGCGCTGACCGGGCCGAGATTGCCGTCGCTCATGAACTCGACGTAGCCGCGGATCGCCGACAGCGGCGTCCGGAGCTCGTGGCTCACGTTGGCGAGGAGGTCCGTCTTCAGCCGATCGAGCGTCTTCAGCTCCTCGTTGGCCGTTTCGAGCTTCTGGACGTGCTCCTCGAGACGGCTGGCCATCCGGTCGAACGTCTGCGAGAGCTCGTCGATCTCGAGCGAACCCGCCGAGACCGCGATCTCGCGCCGGCGCCCCTGCTCGAACGACCGCACCCGCTTCGTCAGCTCCTCGATCGGGCGGGCGACGCGGGTGCCGAGGCCGCGCGCGACGATCGCCATGATGACGAGCGAGCCGGAGAGGAGCACCGCGACCGGCAGGGCGGTCGCGCGGACCGCGGCGTCGAGCGACCGGTAGGTGAAGACGTAGAGCACCGAGTAGGGGTGACGCCCCCACTCCTCGATGAACGGCGAGACGATCAGCAGGAGGTTGCCGAGCCGGGGGTCGCGCTCGTGGAAGACCTGGGCGTTGAGCTCCGCGGTCGCGTCGACGAGCCGCGGATCCTCGATCCGCCGCTCGGGACGGTTCTCCTGGAGGTTGTAGTCCATGCTCTCGGACGAGTCGTAGAGCACGTGGCCGTCGACCGAGAGGATGAGGATGCGGCGGACGTCCGGGTTCCACGTCATCGTGCGGCGCACGATCTCCCGGAACTTGTAGGAGCCGGAGTGGTAGTAGACGCGGTACTGCTGACAGATCTGGTCGTTCGTCGTCTCGGCGAACATGAGCGCGGTCTGCTCGAGGAGCTGCTTCTGGTCGCGGTAGCGAACGACGATCATCGTCGCCGCGACGAGCACGAGGAGGATTCCCGTGACGCTCGCGAGGACGAGCTCGAACCGCTTCTTGAGCGGACGGCTCCGCGGGGCTTCCGCGCTCATCGCAGCCGGACCTCCGGGAGCCAGATCTCGCCGTCGGCGCGCGGCTCCCAGACAACGTCGCGCGTCAGGACGTACCGATCCTCCGGAACGTAGAGCGGAATGTAGGGGAGATCGGCGACCGCGATCGCCATGGCCCGCTTCTCGATCTCGACCCGCGCGCCCGGATCGATCGTCGCCACGAGCTGCTCGATCAACCGGTCGAGCTCGGGATTCGAATAGCCGGTCCCGTTGTCGCGGCCGAGACCTCCCGGCCCTCCGCGCGTGTGGAGCGACGATTCGAAGAGCTCGGCCGATTCCCCGGACGTGCAGACCCAGCCGGTCAGGTGGAAATCGGAGCTCCCCTTGTCGATGCGGTCGTAAAACCGCTCCTTCGGCCAGAATTTCGTCGTCACGCGGATGCCGCCCTCCCCGAGCTGCTCGACGAGGTTTCGGATCATCGGAGTCGAGGCCTCGCTCTGGATGTCGAGGACCATGTCGACTCCGTCCGGATGTCCGGCTTCCGCCAGCAGCGCCCGCGCCCGGGCGGGATCGTGGATCGGGAGCGCGATCGACGAGTTGTACCCGATGACGTCCGGCGGGACGTACTGCGACGCGGGGAAGCCGTGATTGGCGGCCCCCTTCCGGAGGAGCTCTTTCAGGTCGATCGCGAGCCGGATCGCCTCCCGGACGCGGTGGTCGGCCAGGGGATTGCCGGGGCGGGGGGCGACGTTGATGCCCAGATAGGAAACCGTGAGGCTCGGGCGTGCGATGAGCCGGAGGCGCGGGTCGGCGCGGTGCTCCTCCCATCCCTGGCGCGGGCCCTCGAGGAGCACGGTCGGGCGATTTTCCGAGACGAGCCTCCAGCGCGCCTCCGGCTTCTCGACCGAGCGGAAGACCGCCCGCGCCATGGCCGGTTTTCCGCCCCAGTACCCGTCCCATGCCGCGACCTCGACGCGGTCTCCCGGCGTCCAGCCGACGAAGCGGTACGGTCCGCTCCCGACGGGATGCCGGAAGAACTCGGCGTCGCCTTCGCGCGTCAGCCGCTTCCCGGGAAGGATGTAGACGAACGAAAGCCGGGTGAGCAGAGGCGTCGGCTCGTCCGTCTCGATCTCGACCGTTTCGGGGTCGGGAGCGTCGATCCGCCGGATTCCCGAGAGGAACGGGTAGATCTCGGATTCGGGATGCGCGAGCACGCGGCGCAGCGTGAAGACGACGTCCTCCGATGTGAGCGGGCTGCCGTCGTGGAACCGGACGCCGGGACGCAGATGCAGCCGCCAGGTCCGCTCGTTCGGGTTCTCCCAGCGCACCGCCAGCGCCGGCTGGAGGGTCATGTGCTGGTCGAACCGGAGCAGCGGATCGAAGAGGTTCATCGACACGATGTCGTTGACCACTTCGAACGCGCGGTTGGGG
The sequence above is a segment of the Thermoanaerobaculia bacterium genome. Coding sequences within it:
- a CDS encoding EAL domain-containing protein encodes the protein MNSPADFDRDETGRLRAEWLQYRSRLNDPETGLPTLAGIVDELRRQLESGLPLGVFTLSLYAERRLEESWGWQAYDRLVVEFIRALKGDRGNGVVPEGLLCLPGVRADEVFLFLPLDAERIETGSPTEWLSERAERLDHYVKKFFSQRLPSADRFRNYVGASVIFADPKVRVERLIYRGVREARGEVYDRTARAELRGTDVLRKIIADSRITPVFQPIFELATNRVCAFEALSWGPPGSGFESGETLFAFAERADLLLPLERVCRRRILEEAGGITPGQLLFVNLSPAAASDDEFLEGIFERQVRQKGFEPSGIVVEITERTYALHQALFTKVLQELRREGFLIAVDDMGTGYASFSSLAEIQPDYLKFDSVFVHEIQNHRIKRDLLDAMLSFATKTHTHVIAEGIETEEELETLIELGVPYGQGFFLARPTPLAEALKHVKTA
- a CDS encoding response regulator, translating into MSGARPCILIVDDEDDVLDLLTVVFETEGFRTLVAADGPTALTLAYDEVPDVILLDVMMPEMDGWQVLRALKVEERTAAIPVAMISARTEGRDKIIGLQEGAVSYVEKPFSPAEVVSEVRSILGRQA
- a CDS encoding response regulator gives rise to the protein MSAEAPRSRPLKKRFELVLASVTGILLVLVAATMIVVRYRDQKQLLEQTALMFAETTNDQICQQYRVYYHSGSYKFREIVRRTMTWNPDVRRILILSVDGHVLYDSSESMDYNLQENRPERRIEDPRLVDATAELNAQVFHERDPRLGNLLLIVSPFIEEWGRHPYSVLYVFTYRSLDAAVRATALPVAVLLSGSLVIMAIVARGLGTRVARPIEELTKRVRSFEQGRRREIAVSAGSLEIDELSQTFDRMASRLEEHVQKLETANEELKTLDRLKTDLLANVSHELRTPLSAIRGYVEFMSDGNLGPVSAEQGRALSICLRNIDRLNKNINMLLDFSRMELGRVAINPAPFRVDLVLRQTLASLEADVRKKKVRLEPQIADPLPAVVGDRDRLVQVFENLVVNAIKFTPSGGRIWVTAEPDVSGREVRIAVADSGIGIAGPERERIFTKFYQIEAGAARRFGGVGLGLAIVKSILDAHHVAIDVEDRPGGGTVFRFALPVAAGRVSHPELPAGEGPREPHPVRILAIDDDADFLSYLVDALRGDGRDVVVASTADQGLALARSARPDLILLDVFLPDRDGFDVLQALKADPETRAIPTLLVTVVNEKAEGFRLGAHNYLMKPVEGAALVEAVETALARRDPSSATILVVDDEPDVTSHLADMLSSRGYRTITAASGREALELAPRERPDLVILDVMMPGMTGWEVLRRLRESALADVPVIVLSARESPEDVAEGLRLGVRSYLGKTGGLDRLLAEIRAALAPPPPPRAEAAS
- a CDS encoding ABC transporter substrate-binding protein; translated protein: MKSTFRWTIRLLAPAALVCAAACARRGDAPPLSVVQSSDITTLDPNRAFEVVNDIVSMNLFDPLLRFDQHMTLQPALAVRWENPNERTWRLHLRPGVRFHDGSPLTSEDVVFTLRRVLAHPESEIYPFLSGIRRIDAPDPETVEIETDEPTPLLTRLSFVYILPGKRLTREGDAEFFRHPVGSGPYRFVGWTPGDRVEVAAWDGYWGGKPAMARAVFRSVEKPEARWRLVSENRPTVLLEGPRQGWEEHRADPRLRLIARPSLTVSYLGINVAPRPGNPLADHRVREAIRLAIDLKELLRKGAANHGFPASQYVPPDVIGYNSSIALPIHDPARARALLAEAGHPDGVDMVLDIQSEASTPMIRNLVEQLGEGGIRVTTKFWPKERFYDRIDKGSSDFHLTGWVCTSGESAELFESSLHTRGGPGGLGRDNGTGYSNPELDRLIEQLVATIDPGARVEIEKRAMAIAVADLPYIPLYVPEDRYVLTRDVVWEPRADGEIWLPEVRLR